CCCTCCTCGCTCACGAAGACGTTGTACTCGCTCATGTCCGCGTGGACGTACCCCTCCCCGTACGCGCGCGAAATCTCTCTGACGAGCAGATCGAGGACGCCGACTACCTGCTCGTCCTCGAGTTTCGTCTGCGAGAGCTCCACGCCGTCCATCTTCTCCATCACGATGGCGTGGCGGTTCTGGTCGATCGGCCGCGGAACCGAGACGTCGGGGTAGAGCTCCTCGAGGATGCCGTGTTCGCGCTCGGCGGCCTTCCGGGCGGTGTACATCCAGGAGACGTGTTCGTTGTCGGACGTGTAATCGCGCTCCTTGTGGACCTCCCGGAAGTTCGTGTACCCCTCGCGGTGGTACTTCAGGGCCAACGGCTTGTACGAGCGCACCTCGTAGACGTCGCTCTCCTTGCCGACGCCGAGCGGCGAGCCGAACTCGCCGATCGTCTCCCGCTCGACCAGCGCTCGCAGCGCGAGGACGTCGTACCCCTCGAACTGGAGGGTGTAGCCCTCGTACTGGATCGTCTTCTTTTCGACCAGCCCGCGCTTGAGACAGCGCTCGAGGCGGTAGTCGACCTCATCTTCGGACAGGCCGGAGAACTTCGGGAGTTTCTCCCGCTGGACCCACTCGGAGAAGCGCATTCCCTGCTCTACGCCGGAGAGGAGGTAGAAGTCTTCCTGCTCGAGTTCGGGCAGTAATCCGGCGACGTTCCGCACCATGCGTCGGGGTA
This DNA window, taken from Natronococcus sp. CG52, encodes the following:
- a CDS encoding serine/threonine-protein kinase RIO2 translates to MVRNVAGLLPELEQEDFYLLSGVEQGMRFSEWVQREKLPKFSGLSEDEVDYRLERCLKRGLVEKKTIQYEGYTLQFEGYDVLALRALVERETIGEFGSPLGVGKESDVYEVRSYKPLALKYHREGYTNFREVHKERDYTSDNEHVSWMYTARKAAEREHGILEELYPDVSVPRPIDQNRHAIVMEKMDGVELSQTKLEDEQVVGVLDLLVREISRAYGEGYVHADMSEYNVFVSEEGVKVFDWPQAVPTDHANADEFLRRDLDNVLGYFRRKYPQHVPDDLSSDELATSIADESFETIRA